In Nematostella vectensis chromosome 3, jaNemVect1.1, whole genome shotgun sequence, the genomic window TAtttctaaaaacacaaaaggaAGTTTAATTCCGGAATTTACGAGCGAAACAAACACTGTAGCGTGAATTGCATTTGCGTCTCTAGTCCGTACCCCGCCCTGTTTAAACCGAAGGCTCGCTATCTGTTCTCAGCATCTGGTGGCCAATGAGGATCGCTTTTGATGTCTTTCTGTATCTTTTTGTAAGGGTTCTTAGGGCCTTTCTTGCGCCGAAGCTTGTTAAGTAAGGTCCTAGTGCATCGTGCGGGAACGATCAAATCCTGCGATAGAATTACTACAGTTAGAAAAGAGAATATGATatatatactttatatatatactttacaATAAGGATAATTTGGAGGATTTCTTGATTTCCCAAAATAGGGAGGCAGGGTTCGCTGTTACACTTGTACGGATAACAATTTGGGCTTAGCGTGTTTGTTTAGTCTTGATAACAACAAGAATAATAATAGATTGAGCTGTGTCGTAACATGTATAAAGATAAAAAGGTGTTTCTAACATCCAGCATTTTGGGAAAGAGAATGGGAGTGACCTTTTGATGAAGCAGAATCTCGAACCGCCAAATGCTAATTACATATTCTATGTTTTACTTACCTCTACAAATAGAGATATTCCGAAATTGAGGAACGCTATCCCTACGAGTATCCAGCGATAGCTCATGCTTGGGAGGATCTCAAGCTGAAAGGGGAAGACAGTATTCAGGCTGTTGGTATGCGAGTCATAATACAATCTATCATCTATAAGGCCAAAGGAATGTTTCCCAGTATAGTAAGTGATATGGATGGAAGTCAAAGGGGGTATCCCTAGATATTTGCCAATGACGTGCCGAGAGTTTGCTGCTATCACTAATTTGTTTTAATAATACCGTTTTATAGGAAATTAACACCACATTTTATTCAAGCTAATTTTAATTAAGCTGAGCGTTAATTTAGAATTTTAATGTGGGCGATTTTAATTGATACAGGGTATTGTTTAATCTACATATTGTTGTCTATTTAAGTGGCCAACGACGAAAAGCTTGGGATGACTTTTCGAAAACATTTGCGTTGTgtttaatataattttatttagACCTGCACAAATAAAGTTTAACGTTTGTTTAAAGACTCGCGTTAATGTCCTTTATTAGAATATTCTCTTTTTGCGTTTATTGAATTCGGGTTTTTTTAATCAACGTTAATTTTAAAGTGATGgaaatggtggtggtgatggtgatgtaaataatgatggtggtgatggtgatagcgatggtgatggtgatggtgatggtgatggtgatgatgatgatggtgatgtaaacggtgatggtgatgtaaatggtgatggtgatgtaaatggtgatggtgatggcgatggcaaCGATGAGGATGACATGTCCATGATGACAGTCTGGCCGTGATGGTCACTCACCTCGAAAAATTTATGAAGTCCATTCGGTTTACCAAACAGAACAAGGAATAAAGTGAAGGCGGAAAGCGCCGCTAGGACTCCCAAGAACCACGCTACAACAAGTGACAAACAATGCGTATCAGTACGTAGGTGAAGGACTTCCAAAAACCACGCTATAACAATTAACAAAAAATGCGTATCAATACGTATGTTTCCTTTGTCCTTTTTATTAGCGCGTCCCTTTCCAATGTCACTGACAAACATTTTCCAAAGAAGGCCAATAACGCCGCCATTCCTCGCTCCGCGCTATAGAGATTCACAAACAGCATCCGTCACTTTCAATTGAACGAGTAATTGAGATACTTTCAATCAGTAAATGAACTGTATTTGCTTGCTTTGCAGATCGCTAAGGTATTTCAACAATGGCAAACAAGTGACTGATCGACACTCTAAGAGGGGTTGTGTACTAGGGTCTGGATTCTTTTAGTGATGTCCAAAGAACGTATGAAGTTTTAGAATCCTCTGCCACATCACTGAATCAGTCAACTCACGATTCCGGTAGATGGGTAGACGGTACGGCTTGCCGCGCGCGAATGCGACAGCTAGTATAATGTACTGGAAAGAAGACAGCGTGAAGATGACGGTGTTGTCATGACACTCCTGCTGAACGTCTTTACCTCCCTGGTGCAGCATGGACATATTGACAGGCACGTACCTAGGAAAGTGTCACGCAGAAGCGTTACATATGAAGCGTGACATGCCATGAGTTTGACAAATAAGGAGTGACGGGTAGTCTAGCGTGATATGCATAGCGTGGTTAAAAGTCTAGTGCGTTATGCATAGCGTGACTGATAGTCTAGTGCGTTATGCATAGCGTGACTGATAGTCTAGCGTGACATGCACAGCGTGTTTGATAGTCTAGTGCGACATGCACAGCGTGACTGATAGTCTGGCGTGATATACATAGCGTGACTGGTAGTCTAGTGCAATATGCACAGGGTGACTGATAATCTAGCGTGACATGCACAGATTAACTGATAATTTACCGTGACATGCCCAGCGTGACTGGTAGTCCAGCGTGACATATATAGCGAGATTGGTAGACTGCCATGACATGCATAGCGTGACATACATACCATGACTGCTGCTTGACGTAGACAAATCCGGATACTTGAACAGTGATCTGGATGACGATCTGTGAGATTAGCGAGACTAGCACGATGGGGGCCACTAGACTACCGCCAGGGCGGCGCGACACAAGGATGGGGTAGGGGTGCTGGTATCCCACTGGAATAAACAACATTACGCACTattaataacaaacaaataaaataattaattcaTCAGAAATCCCATGATGCAACACAAACTCGTTCAGCTGACGTCCAATGATGCAGCGCGAGCTTATTTACCTGACATCCCATGACGCAACGCCAACTTGTTTACCAGACATCACATGATGCAACACAAACTTGTTCACCTGACATCACATGATGCAACGCGAACTAATATACCAAAAATCCCATAATACAACACAGGCACATACACCCGACAACCTATGGTGCAACACGAACTCACCCATCAGACATTCGGACATCCCATGATATAACATGGTGGATAATCAACCCATCCACCAGAAAAGCCAATGTCTCTTTTGTCACGCATAAAGCACTATGCTACTGCGACTGTAGCGCGTTGCGTTACTCACTGACAAGTGCAAGGCTGGTAATGATGACGAGATCGATGTACAGGAACTGGAAGTCACTCAGGTTAGACCCGATCTGAGAACACATACAAGCAGTCATTCAGGTTAGACTTAATCTGGGAACACATACAAGAAGACATTCAGGTTAGACTTAATCTGGGAACACATATAAGAAGTCATTCAGGTAAAGCTTAATCTGGGAACACATATAAGAAGTCACTCAGGTTAGACCCGATCTGAGAACATATACAAGAAGTCATTCAGGTTAGACTTTATCTGAGAACACATATAAGAAGTCATTCAGGTTAGACTTTATCTGGAAACACATATAAGAAGTCATTCAGGTTAGACTTTATTTGGAAACACATATAAGAAGTCATTCAGGTTAGACCCAATCTGAGAACACATACAAGAAGTCACTCAGGTTAGACCCAATCTGAGAACAAATACAAGACGTCACTAAGGTTAGACTTATTTGGGAAAGAATCTGGCAAGAAATATGCTATAGTCTAGGAAGACATAGCCCGCATGTGCTGCATTACTCACCGAGTATAGGATCAATACTGAGACAAACTGAACGATACTGTACAGGGCCATGTACTTGAAACACGCGAAAGACGTTACAAGAGCACAACGGCCTTCCCTGGCGAGATCAAAAGGAGTTAGACTCAAGGTCTGCATATAATAATTGTACTGTCAGTGATTGCCATTTGACAAGGTTGCATTTCGATACAAAAAGGTAAGTAAATAGCAATTGCGAGATACGTACTTGATAACTTTGGGGACGCACTCAATGTTTGGTATCTGAAAAGACAGGACAACTTATCAAAAGGTCCGATGACCCATCACCAGATTAATGTAGATAACTAACTTTTCACCCCCTCTCTGCTATTGATGGAAATAACCTTTGTCGGTGACCGTGATAAGTCATTTTGTCAGAAAGTGTGGTCCTTACCTTGGAGGTGAAAGGAGAGGCAATGGACGCTTCAGCCTCTGAGAGAGATATGCCAGCGTAAGCCGCCTTGAGCGCCTGAGGAAAGACGGGAATTGTTGCTCAGTGGTGGGCGAGGCTCAGAGATCGATGAAAGCTGATTTGAATGCGTAAACGAATGGCGAAGATGTTAAGGGGAACGGTGAAAAGGTTCATCAGACATCTCACACAGCTACGAGTTAACAATGGTCGAAATTTAGATAATCAATAGATGATTGCTTGTAACTAAAAACACGTACTTACCCCACAATCGTTGGCACCATCGCCACACATCCCCACCGAGTAGCTGATAAAGAAATAAGATAAACTGATAAAAAATGACGTTCAAACTACACATCCCAAACGAGTAGCTGATAAAGAAATAAGATCAATGATGAAACTGATCAATGATGACGTTCAAACCGAGAGAACAGAAAACCTCCCTAAGGTTATGCAAAACGTCATTTTCTCACTGTGAACGTAGACTTTAGGGTCTGTTATTACTTTCAACGATGTGACAacaagagaagacatattTAAGGATAAGGGGAACAAAAGACTGTCGGGTAGAATGGATGATATAAAAGAACTAGTGGTGCGGGGAGACGAAGTCTGGCATATGACAAATGGGCGAGATGACTGCTGACCCGATTGACTGTAGTTCCTCCACGAGATGGGTCTTCTGCTCCGGAGACATTCTTGCGAACACGGTGCCACACACTAGCAGCTAGACACAACAAACAACATGGTAAACAGCACACGACAACCACAATGGAGATCATTCATATCCTACAGTGCCACACACCAATCGCTAGGAAAACAAGACCAATACTATAACTATGCAAATAGCCTAGTTGCAGGCGTTGGTGTTGTTTATTCGGCGGAAAACCTGGAGTTCACTATCTTTAGACATTAGGGAACACGTTTCTGAACGACAGAAGGCAACCGGAAGTTTAACGTTTTCCGtctttgtaatgtttttgctcaATTCCAATGAAAGAAGACGTTTCTATTCTGCCACGCAGTCTAAAATATGAAACCTTCTAGATTTGCGATAGCGTTAAACAAAGATTATCTACTTCCGGTTGCCGTCCAGAAACGTGTTTGCTTAAGTTCCCTAATACTTTGGACGCAGAGGATTGGGACGAGCGATAATTATCAAAAAAGCGCACTCTTCCTTTCCTCTGTATTCATGTTGCAACATGATAAACCAGCAACATCCAGGAAATATATAATTGCCATGACTCACCCTTTTCATAAGCTGTGGTTCGTTCTCTCTTATGTACGCAAACGTCTTGCCAGACACGGCGATGTGGTAGGGGTGGTGGTACCCTGGGATTTCAATTAGCACGTCATTCAGTGATGGGCCACTCTTCTTGTTTCCTGGCAAGACGCTCCAACGAATCTTGTCCACATTGCCTTGCTTTTCAAGCTCCGCTAGGATGACCTTCTCGTTAACGCCGACCATCCCGCACTCTCGGCCTACGCTCACTGCAGTGAGCATGTTGTCACCTATTAGAGGGGGAAGTTAGACATGCCTTGGTGAAAACAGAGGGCTTGGAAAAGGGCTCGTTAACCTGAAATATAGTTAAGGAGCATGTTGTCACCTATTAGAGGGGGAAGTTAGACATGCCTTGGTGAAAACAGAGGGCTTGGAAAAGGGCTCGTTAACCTGAAATATAGTTAAGATATATAAGAAAAAATACTCTCCTAGGAGTCTCCTAGCAAATTAGCAAGTGCGACACATACCATTGATTTTGGTATGTGGAGTAGACAGAAATTTCTACACATAATATCTTCCAGTATTAAATGTTAACAGTGAGGAGTGACTGACAAGTCCCAGGTATATATAGATAGAATACACTGCAGATTGAAGTGGAAAGCTCATACCCCTAACAGGGTTCAAATGACGTCATACCTGTTACCATGACAGTTCGAATGCTGGCTTCTTGCAGTCCTTTGATGACTGCCGCTGACTCGGGTTTGAGGGCGTTCTGCAGGACGAGCAGACCACTGAAGATGAGGTCTTtctcgatgacgtcacgcttGGCTCGCTGCGCCTGGTGCCAGGTGACCTTGCTGCCTAAAGCTCCGTATGCCACGCCCAGCACCCTGTAGCCTTCCTTTGTGTACATCTCAAGCTCTTCTTGGAAGTTGGCCGGCACTAAAGGAACAGGAAGTAACAGAAGACAATTTTAGGAGTTGGACTCGACACTCCTTTACACAGTTCCATTCAATTGCAACATCGTGGACGGTTACCAAATCGAATCGAAGCAAACCTCGTGGAAGCATTGTTAGAAAAGGGACAACAAATATACGCCTGGCAGAAACTTTAAGAGCAACCCCAGCCACCCCTTTCCAATGCGCTGTCTAAATAAGACATGACTCACGGTAGTTTGGATTATTCTACGTGTAATACAGTGTAAATATGCCTTTTCCTACAAGCTCAACGTGTTCTTACAGTACTGTTGCTGTCCCAATCATTGGATGGTTAGTCTATGGGCGAACAAACCTGTTTTGGCAAGTTACGCATGGGAAAGTAAAACACATTTGATGTCTTCACTACAGCACATCATTGATTAGAAGTACTTAGGGCACTAGTATTAGTATTTGTGGGTTGTACCTGTCTCAGGCCTGCATAGTGAAGCGATGACTTCTGGTGCGCCCTTGACATACACGTCCATGTGATCAGACCCCAAAATACGGGTAATTACCGTCATACGCTGAACATCTGACGAAAAAGGGAACTGACGGATAATTCCTACCTCGAGCGGCACCTACGAACATGCACGGAATTGAGGTAAGCCATAGAGCAGATAAGCACTTGGAATTTGTTGGCGACAGTTCCTAGAATAGTCAAACTGGCAATAATACCAGATAGTTCATTAGATATATTTGACGGGTTTAAAGTCTTCTTATCCAAACTTCTTATCCAAAAAGCAAGGAAATAGTGACCCTAAACGTCAAAAGCGTGAGCTTAGCCGGACTCTGGACCATCTTGCCGGAGGAGTTACGCTCTTAATTCTCACATATACCTGGTTATCAGTCATTTCCCTAGTCTTTGGTCGGACAGTTGAAGGCGCGATTGTGTCAAACTTCTTGTTGTCTTCCCCTGGCTCATCAAAGACCTAATAAAGACAGGGACAAAAATAGAACTCTTCCAATACAGACAATGGTtacgaaaaacaaaacaaaacaaaaatagaacCCTTCCAATACAGACAAtggttacaaaaaaaaaaaaaaaaaaaaaaaatagaaccctTCCAATACAGACAAtggttacaaaaaaaaaatagaaacctTCCAATACAGACAATGGTtacgaaaaacaaaacaaatatagaaCTCTTCCAATACAGACAATGGTTACGAAATAAATGTTACACACCCATCCTGTAGCCTCAAACATCTTAATATCCAACGGGTCGCCTGTCAGCTCATTGTCAATCATTGTCAGGGAATGACAAGTTGCCATGGCAAAAAGCATGGGCCCTTGCGGCAGAATGGTCGCATCCTTAACGATCATTTCGAACCTGAAATAGATACATGTTTCAGGAAAATAATAtgatacatgttttaggaaaATAATATGACCCATGCTATACTCGATCAAACGAAATGCTTTATACAAGTTTCAAAATCTTGGAAACTAAATGCATCAGTCGAGGCCAGAATTTTGGCAATTGCCCTGGGGTTATGCTTTGGGCTTTGGGAAACATTTTGACCATTTTCCTGGCAATCTTATTACAACTCTGCAATTCTACTTGAAAACACATGTTGTTTATGTTCACAAATAACTGTACCGTGCATCCTCGACTCTTACAACACCAAGAAGATCTAAACCATCTTCTGTCAAAGTGCCAGTCTACAGACGAAAAAAGCAATCAATCGGTGAGTCATCCAATCAATCGGTGAGTCACCCAATCAATCATCGAGTCAGCCAATCAGTCAGCAAGTTAGCCAATCAATCAGCGAGTCAGCCAATCAGTCAGCAAGTCAGCCAATCAGTCAGCAAATCAATCAGCGAGTCACCCAATAAATCATTATTTTAATCACAATCAATCAAAAGAATTGTGTGGCACTAcggttttggttttattttgaacattgaaaatattttattattttggaaATTATTATCCACCAGAACAGGACCCGTAAGTTGTGACGATAATAAATCTGACTCACAATAGAGCTtattatctaaaaaaacaCTTAACACTAAGAAATAATTTCCCAATCCCCATGGAAAACAAAAACcactctttttttaacattcaTCTTATCCTGGCAATTATCTTAAAGCGGCCACTACTTTACTTCGATTACATAACAATCGGCCGGAAACCTATCCAACAGGCCAACTATTCTAAATTTTCAGTCACATCCACGAAGAAACTTCCactagacacactgctttaacaattttgaaatattgttCGCGTAATCGAACGTAAGTGAACTGGTGCGATTTTTCGTCTCAAAAGCCCCAAAGTTAAGTTCTTTAGCATACCCTAGCTAACATGACGTCTGCTTACATTTCACATGCAGTCAAAGTAATTTAATTCCATAGCGAAGCGAAGCCATAACTTCCTTTGATAATGACCTAAACGATAAATTTTTGCCAAAAACCAAAAACTTCAAGCTAAGATGAATGCTTAAAACTTACCTTGTCAAAGCAAAACAGCTTTAATTTGCCACACATGTTGATTCTGATGGAGAAAAACAAGACATGTTTGTTTTGTAGCTTGTTTCTCAGTAATTCGCAGTAAAAGGCACCAAAATTACTTGTGGTTTTATTTGGACAACTTGCAGACTAACAAGTTATGTAATTTAtccttttttcaaaatgccGGCCAAAAAATTTAAGACATGGTGACCAGTGTGGAAAAAGATTATTGTCGTTGTGCTTTAGCTTGAAAGTTAAATTCTGTTAAAGTACtactttttttcaactttCGCTAACACCATGCTAAAAGAGATGGTGGCCATTATGGCAAATGGTCTAGCTCTTGTACGTATTACCATGAGAGTTGAATAGTTGTCATAAAGAAAACGGTCTATTGAGTTCTTATTATGTATTACCTTGTGGACTGAATGGTAGCCATAATGGAAAAGGGTCTATTGAGTTCTTATTATGTATTACCTTGTGGACTGAATGGTAGCCATAATGGAATAGGGTCTATTGAGTTCTTATTATGTATACCTTGTGGACTGAATGGTAGCCATAATGGAAAAGGGTCTATTGAGTTCTTATTATGTATTACCTTGTGGACTGAATGGTAGCCATAATGGAAAAGGGTCTATTGAGTTCTTATTATGTATTACCTTGTGGACTGAATGGTAGCCATAATGGAAAATGGCTTATTGAGTTCTTATTATGTATTACCTTGTGGACCAAATGGTAGCCATAATGGAAAATGGCTTATTGAGTTCTAGTTATGTATTACCTTGTGGACCGAATGGTGGCCATAATGGAAAAGGGTCTATTGAGTTCTTATTATGTATTACCTTGTGGACTAAATGGTAGCCATAATGGAAAAGGGTCTTTTGAGTTCTTATTATGTATTACCTTGTGGACCGAATGGTAGCCATAATGGAAAATGGCTTATTGAGTTCTTATTATGTATTACCTTGTGGACCGAATGGTAGCCATAATGGAAATGGCTTATTGAGTTCTATTTATGTATTACCAGGGCTGGTATTACTTTGTGGATTGAATGGTAGCCATTTTGGAAAGAGGTCTATTGAGTTCTACTGTAGTTATATATTACTTTGTGGATCTAGTGGTGACCATAATGAGAAAGGAACAATTGAGCTCTTGATATGTATTACCTTGAGGGTTGGATACAGTAAATGTACTGCTTTTTTAACCTCTGCAATGCATACACCATGCCAATGGACATAGCTGCCGGTAGAGCTGGTGGCACTGCGATGGTGATCACATCAAGAGATTTCTCAATAATAACACCAATTTTGGCCTAGAAATAACGAAAATACTGTTAGTTAATAGGATTGGAAAACGTGGGTGTGTAAGTGTGGCGTGGGTGTGTACATGGGTGTGTAAGCTTGTATGTTCAAGTTTGCTAAAATTGTGAAGTCCTATCATGTTCTACTTACTTTGCTGACCAAGCCTAATAAGCCTCTGGCTTCGGCTTTTCCCTAATTCAATAAAAGATTGATTGACGGAGTAAAAGTTGATATTCCATGCTCTGTATTCTATTTAGGATGTATTTTACTTACCCCTTGCTGTACAAATACATACACACTGTATGCAAATCCTACGGATGCTGAAAAAGTACATGAAGAACAGTGAGTTGCTGTAAGAATCATACATCACACATTATGCGCCATCATATAATCACATTATATAATTTTAGGACCGTCATATAATCTTACGTATCATCCTTCATATAATCTTACCATCTGTCATATAATCTTATATCCCATCATATAATCTTATCATCCACCATGCAATCTTACCAAGCACTGCAAGCATGCTTATGAATCTCATTGAATCCTTGAAGAACTGGAACTCAACTGGACGAGGATTGAGGATAGAACGGATCAACCTCCCTTTTGTTGTGAAGAAACctaaaaatttcaaaacaaatacagTGAGTTCTGAAAGCTAGCTCATATGAGTTACCACAGCAAGCACAAATGAATTACCAAAGCAAGCACAAATGAGTAACCAAAGCAATGCAATGTACAGAACACCTTATAAGTATGCATACTGTACCAATATACCTTAACAAACACAACCAAGATTATTGGCATATAACTTGCTTACTTATTCTGGGGAAGAGTTATTTTTGTGGGAAAAGTAAATCTTTAATTTAAAGAGAACGGGTAGCATAGGAATGACATTTTGTGATTGCCTGATGTCATTCGCATACTCACATGTCTACCCATAACCTATCATAATTAACGTTTTACAGCTTAGCTTGTGACGTTATGCATTTTGTATCAAAgctgataaaaacaaatatcattGTTCTAAAAGGGAATTATAGGGAACAAAAATCCACAAGGATCAATAAAAGAAATTACATTGATTTATTTAACAGTAGAATGAATTGCTTAGCTCTTTGAATCTAAGCTGACAACACAGGAAACTCTTAGtgtgaaaaaaatgtgttatAGTTTGTCATTGGAATAATTTGCTAGGCAAAGGGAGGTATATCTGGGAGGTTATAGGAGCTCTTTGACGTATTTCAGACGGTGTTTAGGCTAGTCACAAATTAGCATTTTTTGTCTAAAATGCAATTATTGTGTATTGACATAAAACACCCACCATCAAACCTCATTCAAAGAATTTGGGATGGGCCGCTCTCTTGAATGATACTAATAATTTGGGGTTGCCATTCCTCTTAGGCTACTGACTTTGTAATCATTTTATACCTTAACCTACAGCTGATGAAAGTTGGTACTGCTACTTTCAGTGCCCTTACCTGTGCGAATGACAACTGCCAGCACTTTTGCATTGCCGTAGTACCTGGTCTGGATCACTTTAGTGCCGTTGAATAGAGTGTGCCGCTTGTGCACAATTGGACTATACACCTCTGCCTTCTGCTCTTGTGGGGGACCGGTCGGGGtgtggtgggggaggggtatcttGGTGACTGGGACACTTTCACCTGTAATTGTCAGCAGCATTCATGTTAAGATTTAAAATTTTTCAGCAGCACAACAAAGTCATGTGTGCAACTTTCTGTTAAATTCGATTTAGGCATAAAATCATTAAGAAATATGTGAGAAATCTTAAGCACTCAGGAACCCAGTGATTCTTGACATAACATATAAATGTGAGTTTGAAAAATTATCAGCCAAACTATTGCATTTACCAATAGCTTATCTGTAACTGCCTAATACAAATGCAGATGCCAAAAATAGGGTTAAAACATGATATCAAACACTCTGTATTtgggcaaaataaataacccTTACCAACTCACCTGTGAGCATACTCTCATTGACAATACAATTGCCGCTAATTAGGGCGGCATCACAGTGCATTGTGGTTCCCTGGGGAGGGATAACCACCACGTCTCCTGGTACAAGGTCTGTCGACAGTATCTCCTCAGGCACTTAAGGGCATAACAGAGATTAGCGAATCAACTTGAGACCTTGGACAATGACAATCAAATTGAGAGGTCAACAGTTTGTGAAGATGCATAACGTCTTATAAATTTCAATTGCTTTCTATCCACACTGTTTCTAGTGGTCCTGCCTCCTTTGGACccaaattgtaagaaaaaatgTCCTGTGGGagataaaatccaaaaattcACCACCCACCCTATTTTATATACATTGCCCCATTTCCTCCCTACTGAGAAGTCCTGACTCTGTCCATGAAATATAATCAAAGTTCAATGTTGTTGCTATTATGATGAAAGAGTATGCACAATTTGTAAATCTTGTCATGAATCTCAGGTTGTGGAGCCATCTTTGTTGGTTGTCATTGCGAGGAAATGCATGTTACATACACAGGGGGGGaccttttgggtggcaaactcaacccaaaataacaaaagaaaCGGCCATGCCTGTCACGCCAGAGATCATTTACTTTAGCGCAAGTTCCCTATTATTTTAAGTTTTGTCTCAGTACCTCCTTTATTTCTGAGCACAGTGACAACATCAGCATGAGCAACCATATCCCTCAATGCTACAAGGTGCTGGAACAGTACAAAAAACATGTATGTAGTATATATTAAAACCTGGCTTAGTGAGCATTTGCTTTGAACAATGACACCTGAAGTCTAGTAAGGGGTCATCCACACTAACACagattcaaaagtatccggattcatTTTGCCAAAAACACATCATTTGATTCACGTCAACACTATCCTTTTCGCAGCGTGTTCGCCTGGATccagccgtccacactaatACGGATTCAAACATTTGAAAACGCTGAAAGGTTCGGGTTGAAgtcatttttatgatatgcgcatgctcaaagcaGCGGGTGCCTGC contains:
- the LOC5513209 gene encoding polyamine-transporting ATPase 13A3 isoform X3 → MGRKITDKSCSCLIDDGTNDELVCYGYEGNIIKIILYYLMVLCSGGFLVLVSYWRPDWKLKLTSSPCPLHKAKYVLLKTIHHTWNVERVMQEREASLSTDDDGNRVYQFQIEGNKNKSADLDKQKYREESTKLLSYWSESKHQSCRVSRYFIHRHLKYMWHADEGVFKLLRALDQEKTINQIYEHAPGLSVHIAQERLQLYGSNLIDVAVKSYGRLFLEQSMNPFYIFQLFSILLWCTNDYYYYASAIFIMSLGSIIITIRQTKQHLVALRDMVAHADVVTVLRNKGVPEEILSTDLVPGDVVVIPPQGTTMHCDAALISGNCIVNESMLTGESVPVTKIPLPHHTPTGPPQEQKAEVYSPIVHKRHTLFNGTKVIQTRYYGNAKVLAVVIRTGFFTTKGRLIRSILNPRPVEFQFFKDSMRFISMLAVLASVGFAYSVYVFVQQGAKIGVIIEKSLDVITIAVPPALPAAMSIGMVYALQRLKKQYIYCIQPSRINMCGKLKLFCFDKTGTLTEDGLDLLGVVRVEDARFEMIVKDATILPQGPMLFAMATCHSLTMIDNELTGDPLDIKMFEATGWVFDEPGEDNKKFDTIAPSTVRPKTREMTDNQVPLEVGIIRQFPFSSDVQRMTVITRILGSDHMDVYVKGAPEVIASLCRPETVPANFQEELEMYTKEGYRVLGVAYGALGSKVTWHQAQRAKRDVIEKDLIFSGLLVLQNALKPESAAVIKGLQEASIRTVMVTGDNMLTAVSVGRECGMVGVNEKVILAELEKQGNVDKIRWSVLPGNKKSGPSLNDVLIEIPGYHHPYHIAVSGKTFAYIRENEPQLMKRLLVCGTVFARMSPEQKTHLVEELQSIGYSVGMCGDGANDCGALKAAYAGISLSEAEASIASPFTSKIPNIECVPKVIKEGRCALVTSFACFKYMALYSIVQFVSVLILYSIGSNLSDFLYVFPD